In one window of Calypte anna isolate BGI_N300 chromosome 27, bCalAnn1_v1.p, whole genome shotgun sequence DNA:
- the LOC103539189 gene encoding keratin, type I cytoskeletal 14 yields MSTTVRQYSSSTSLKGFGGLGGGSSRVSSVRVGGGGYRAPSVHGGSGTYSVSSRVVSGLGSGYGGSYCSSIGGGFGGGFGGSYGSGFGSGFGGGFGGGFGSGDGILQAGEKETMQNLNDRLAAYLDKVRALEEANTDLEVKIREWYKKQGPGPERDYSPYYRTIEELRNKILSATVENANIVLQIDNARLAADDFRTKFETEQALRMSVEADINGLRRVLDELTLARADLEMQIENLKEELAYLKKNHEEEMNVLRGQVGGEISVEMDAAPGIDLTKILAEMREQYESLAEKNRRDAEQWFFSKTEELNREVAINTEQLQSGKSEITELRRTIQSLEIDLQSQLSTKAALEGSLADTEARYGTQLAQLQGLITSVEEQLGELRCDMERQNHEYRVLLDVKCRLEQEIATYRRLLEGEDAHLSSQYSSSMSSHSGRDVMTSSRQVRTIVEEVQDGKVVSSREQVALTTR; encoded by the exons ATGAGCACCACTGTCAGGCAATactcctcctccacctccctcAAGGGATTCGGTGGCCTGGGGGGAGGCTCCAGCAGGGTCTCCTCCGTGCGGGTTGGGGGCGGAGGCTACCGAGCCCCCAGCGTCCACGGAGGCTCTGGCACCTACTCGGTCTCTTCCCGCGTTGTCTCGGGGCTGGGAAGTGGCTACGGGGGCAGCTACTGCAGCAGCATAGGAGGGGGCTTTGGCGGGGGCTTTGGGGGTAGCTATGGCTCTGGCTTTGGCTCTGGCTTTGGAGGTGGCTTTGGAGGGGGCTTTGGAAGTGGCGATGGCATCCTccaggctggagaaaaggagacaatGCAGAACCTCAACGACCGCCTGGCTGCCTACCTGGACAAAGTGCGTGCCCTGGAGGAGGCCAACACTGACCTGGAGGTCAAGATCAGGGAATGGTACAAGAAACAAGGACCTGGTCCAGAGCGTGACTACAGCCCCTACTACAGGACGATCGAGGAGCTCAGGAACAAG ATTCTTTCTGCAACTGTAGAAAATGCCAACATCGTCTTACAGATTGACAatgccaggctggcagctgaTGACTTCAGGACCAA GTTTGAGACAGAGCAAGCTCTGCGCATGAGCGTGGAGGCCGACATCAACGGCCTGCGCAGAGTCCTGGATGAGCTGACCCTGGCCAGAGCTGACCTGGAGATGCAGATTGAGAACCTGAAGGAGGAGCTGGCTTATCTGAAGAAGAACCATGAGGAG gaaatgAACGTGCTGCGTGGGCAGGTGGGTGGAGAGATCAGCGTGGAGATGGACGCTGCTCCTGGGATCGACCTCACCAAGATCCTGGCGGAGATGAGGGAGCAGTACGAGAGCCTGGCGGAGAAGAACCGCAGGGATGCCGAGCAGTGGTTCTTCAGCAAG ACGGAAGAGCTGAACCGGGAGGTGGCCATCAACACCGAGCAGCTCCAGAGCGGCAAGTCAGAGATCACGGAGCTACGACGGACCATCCAGAGCCTGGAGATCGATCTGCAGTCCCAGCTCAGCACG aaagcagctctggagggCAGCCTGGCAGACACAGAAGCCCGCTATGGCACCCAGCTGGCCCAGCTGCAGGGGCTGATCACCAGcgtggaggagcagctgggcgAGCTGCGCTGTGACATGGAGCGCCAGAACCACGAGTACAGGGTCCTGCTGGACGTCAAGTGCCGCCTGGAGCAGGAGATCGCCACGTACCGCCGGCTGCTGGAGGGCGAGGACGCACA CCTCTCTTCCCAGTACTCCTCAAGCATGTCCTCACACTCTGGCAGGGATG TCATGACATCCTCCCGCCAGGTCCGCACCATCGTTGAGGAGGTGCAGGATGGGAAGGTGGTCTCCTCCCGGGAGCAAGTGGCCCTCACCACTCGTTAG
- the LOC103539288 gene encoding keratin, type I cytoskeletal 14: MSTTVRQYSSSTSLKGFGGLGGGSSRVSSVRVGGGGYRAPSVHGGSGTYSVSSRVVSGLGSGYGGSYCSSIGGGFGGGFGGSYGSGFGSGFGGGFGGGFGGGDGILQAGEKETMQNLNDRLAAYLDKVRALEEANTDLEVKIREWYKKQGPGPERDYSPYYRTIEELRNKVLVATVDNANLLLQIDNARLTADDFRTKFETEQALRLSVESDINGLRRVLDDLTLSRADLEMQIENLKEELAYLKKNHEEEMNVLRGQVGGEISVEMDAAPGIDLTKILAEMREQYESLAEKNRRDAEQWFFSKTEELNREVAINTEQLQSGKSEITELRRTIQSLEIDLQSQLSTKAALEGSLADTEARYGTQLAQLQGLITSVEEQLGELRCDMERQNHEYRVLLDVKCRLEQEIATYRRLLEGEDAHMSSHYVSPVKEGPVTTRQIRTIFEEVQDGKVISSREQITQAAH, from the exons ATGAGCACCACTGTCAGGCAATactcctcctccacctccctcAAGGGATTCGGTGGCCTGGGGGGAGGCTCCAGCAGGGTCTCCTCCGTGCGGGTTGGGGGCGGAGGCTACCGAGCCCCCAGCGTCCACGGAGGCTCTGGCACCTACTCGGTCTCTTCCCGCGTTGTCTCGGGGCTGGGAAGTGGCTACGGGGGCAGCTACTGCAGCAGCATAGGAGGGGGCTTTGGCGGGGGCTTTGGGGGTAGCTATGGCTCTGGCTTTGGCTCTGGCTTTGGAGGTGGCTTTGGAGGGGGCTTTGGAGGTGGCGATGGCATCCTccaggctggagaaaaggagacaatGCAGAACCTCAACGACCGCCTGGCTGCCTACCTGGACAAAGTGCGTGCCCTGGAGGAGGCCAACACTGACCTGGAGGTCAAGATCAGGGAATGGTACAAGAAACAAGGACCTGGTCCAGAGCGTGACTACAGCCCCTATTACAGAACGATCGAGGAGCTCAGGAACAAG GTCCTGGTGGCCACAGTTGACAACGCTAACCTCCTCCTGCAGATTGACAATGCCAGGCTGACAGCTGATGATTTCAGGACCAA GTTTGAGACAGAGCAAGCTCTGCGCCTCAGTGTGGAGTCTGACATCAACGGCCTGCGCAGAGTCCTGGATGATCTGACCCTGTCCAGAGCTGACCTGGAGATGCAGATTGAGAACCTGAAGGAGGAGCTGGCTTATCTGAAGAAGAACCATGAGGAG gaaatgAACGTGCTGCGTGGGCAGGTGGGTGGAGAGATCAGCGTGGAGATGGACGCTGCTCCTGGGATCGACCTCACCAAGATCCTGGCGGAGATGAGGGAGCAGTACGAGAGCCTGGCGGAGAAGAACCGCAGGGATGCCGAGCAGTGGTTCTTCAGCAAG ACGGAAGAGCTGAACCGGGAGGTGGCCATCAACACCGAGCAGCTCCAGAGTGGCAAGTCAGAGATCACGGAGCTACGACGGACCATCCAGAGCCTGGAGATCGATCTGCAGTCCCAGCTCAGCACG AAAGCGGCTCTGGAGGGCAGCCTGGCAGACACAGAAGCCCGCTATGGCACCCAGCTGGCCCAGCTGCAGGGGCTGATCACCAGcgtggaggagcagctgggcgAGCTGCGCTGTGACATGGAGCGCCAGAACCACGAGTACAGGGTCCTGCTGGACGTCAAGTGCCGCCTGGAGCAGGAGATCGCCACGTACCGCCGGCTGCTGGAGGGCGAGGACGCACA caTGTCCTCCCATTACGTTTCACCTGTGAAAGAAG GACCTGTTACTACCCGTCAGATCCGCACAATCTTTGAGGAGGTCCAGGATGGGAAGGTGATTTCCTCCCGGGAGCAGATCACCCAGGCTGCCCACTAA